The following coding sequences lie in one bacterium CG_4_10_14_0_2_um_filter_33_32 genomic window:
- a CDS encoding histidine kinase — protein sequence MSVQIKKIISNLVRERKKIKTSDVIDILGGKISRQHISFIITEMVRKGELIRSGSYRYAVYTLPEYAFIFLKSIKKRLKNENLKEHEVLDSLVAQNPFLQHLNENVKSIFDYAFLEMLNNAIEHSKSKFIHVEAIKDDKNLRFVIDDFGIGAFKNIMQKRNLTSEIEAIQDLLKGKTTTAPKFHSGEGIFFTSKAADIFMLESHDYRLRIDNLINDVFIEELRSSKRGTKVLFTISLNSKKHLIDIFKEYQTDPKEYAFDKTKIEIKLYTMGTIYISRSQARRVLSALNRFRTVVLDFDKVPTVGQAFADEVFRVFKNAYPEIKIIPINMNEAVEFMVKRVRK from the coding sequence ATGTCAGTGCAAATAAAAAAAATAATCTCAAATCTTGTCAGGGAGAGAAAAAAAATTAAGACCTCAGATGTCATTGATATCTTGGGAGGGAAAATTTCTCGACAGCATATAAGTTTTATTATTACTGAAATGGTAAGAAAAGGTGAACTTATAAGAAGTGGGTCTTATCGTTATGCCGTTTATACTCTTCCTGAATATGCCTTTATTTTTTTGAAGTCTATCAAAAAGCGTCTTAAAAATGAAAACCTAAAAGAACATGAAGTTCTTGATAGCCTTGTTGCACAAAATCCATTTTTGCAACATTTAAACGAAAACGTAAAAAGCATTTTTGACTACGCTTTTTTAGAGATGCTAAATAATGCCATAGAACATTCTAAGTCTAAATTTATCCACGTTGAAGCTATAAAAGACGATAAAAATTTAAGATTCGTTATTGATGATTTTGGAATCGGGGCTTTTAAAAATATCATGCAAAAAAGGAATCTTACAAGTGAGATTGAGGCCATTCAAGATTTACTCAAAGGTAAAACCACTACTGCTCCAAAATTCCATTCAGGGGAAGGAATTTTTTTTACTTCAAAGGCGGCGGATATTTTTATGCTAGAAAGTCATGATTATCGTTTAAGAATTGACAATTTAATCAATGATGTTTTTATTGAAGAATTAAGGTCTTCCAAGAGGGGAACTAAGGTTCTATTTACAATTTCTTTGAATTCTAAAAAACACCTTATAGATATTTTTAAGGAATATCAAACCGATCCTAAAGAGTATGCTTTTGATAAGACCAAGATTGAGATTAAATTATACACCATGGGTACTATCTATATTTCTCGGTCTCAAGCACGGAGAGTACTATCTGCGCTAAATCGGTTTAGAACTGTTGTTTTAGATTTTGATAAAGTTCCAACAGTAGGCCAAGCTTTTGCTGATGAAGTTTTTAGAGTCTTTAAGAATGCTTATCCAGAGATTAAGATTATTCCAATTAATATGAATGAAGCAGTAGAGTTTATGGTTAAAAGGGTTAGGAAGTAA
- a CDS encoding nucleotidyltransferase produces the protein MDKEQLEKIKEIFSQYPQVKLVYLFGSQARKNIGPLSDYDFAMYLDEKNSIKMYDLQYIILAKLSRLLKTDQIDIVILNLTNKPALKYNIITEGILILEKEYFKTLIEPRILNEYFDFRDSLIRHNLTKAGAHD, from the coding sequence ATGGACAAAGAGCAATTAGAAAAAATAAAAGAAATTTTTTCACAATATCCCCAAGTAAAGCTTGTTTATCTTTTTGGTTCGCAGGCAAGAAAAAATATTGGGCCTTTAAGTGATTATGATTTTGCAATGTATTTAGATGAAAAAAATTCAATCAAAATGTATGATCTCCAATACATCATTCTAGCAAAGTTAAGCCGTTTACTTAAAACAGACCAAATTGATATTGTCATACTAAACCTAACAAATAAACCAGCATTAAAATATAACATTATTACAGAAGGTATATTAATCCTAGAAAAAGAATATTTCAAAACCTTAATTGAACCAAGAATATTAAACGAATATTTTGACTTTAGAGATTCTCTCATAAGACATAATTTAACTAAAGCAGGGGCGCATGACTAA